The genome window AAGGTTTGTTATTTCACAATGATTTTATATGCTGATCAAGTGTTAATTCTTGAAGTGtcaataatatcatttatgACAATTTCAGATTAAAGTTGGAAGTCGCGCAGAGGCTAGGGATGGTATAAATAGAACAGCACTgcgagaaattaaattattgcaaGAATTAAAACACGATAATGTGATAGGTTTATTAGGTATGTAAACGTATACATACGTTGcaagaatttatattacgtAATCAACATTCATATCATgttattcatattttagatGTTTTTGGTCACAAGTCAAATGTCTCCTTGGTATTTGACTTTATGGATACAGATTTAGAGATTATAATAAAGGatagtaatatagtattaacaGCTGCAAACATTAAAGCATATATGATCCAAACTTTACAAGGATtagattatttacattataattgGATACTGCACAGAGATTTGAAACCAAATAATTTACTGGTTAACTCTGAAGGTGTTTTGAAAATTGGTGATTTTGGTTTGGCCAAATTTTTTGGTTCGCCTAATCGAATAAATACCCATCAGGTAGTAACAAGGTGGTATAGGTCACCTGAATTGTTGTATGGTGCGAGATTATATGGAACTGGAATTGATATGTGGGCAGTTGGTTGTATATTAGCAGAACTTTTATTACGTGTACCATTTTTACCTGGCGAATCTGACCTGGATCAACTTACTAGGATATTTCAGGTATATCTTCTTTATTGTAATCTGAAAAAGTTCttaattgcaattattttcatatatttatatacataattttcagACATTAGGCACACCCACTGAAGAAACATGGCCAGGAATGACAGAATTACCAGATTTTATCCAATTCAAACCTTTTCCTGGTACACCactaaaacatatatttactGCTGCTGGTGATGATCTCCTAGATTTAATTGCTAGTCTATTAAATGTAAATCCCTTGGAGAGATGTACATGTGACCAAGCTCTTCAAATGCCATACTTCAGCAACAAGCCTGCACCAACACCTGGACCTAGATTACCGCTTCCTACATCTGTAAAACGTCAGCCAGAGGAAAAACCTAGTTTAAAGAGAAAACTACTGGAATCGATGGATGGTGCTTCCCTTGCAAAAAGATTACAATTTTAACCATAAATTCAATTAGACttaattgtaaattgttaTGAAAACTATTCATTGTTATTGTTTCCTTACGAATTTTACAATGAATAGTCAATATAATATGCAATAAAATGAAGCAAGGAGATTCAAGCAAGACTGATTCAATTTGTATAAATgcataatatacaaataaattcacatgagatataatattaaacatcTACAATGAATTACTGCAGTAATATATGATatgcaatttaataatatatttttacaaaattattatgtaaataactaaaattaaataaacatcgattttatacgttattaacattatatatcCCCGAAATATATGATCTATATgcatacaaaattaaaacagGATGGGAATGTTATAGgctgaaataataatacatatttgaaaaatacaacATTATGCTgcattactttttattaacttAAAAACTAGTAAGAAATGTTTGATACGTGAACAATTTTGTAACTtgcgaaatattaaatttcgataGCATAAAGAGGTGAATCGTTgataacaaattattaaaactgtAATCGCATTTCGCAGCTTTCCCTGTAGCGAGATTAATTATTCATCTTTCGCAATAAGTACAAACATTACCAGATTCTCATTTACTCGCTCTTGCCTCTATTTGACGATGTTCCACTATTTCCTTTCTCaagaaaagtataaagtataaataatgttCCTTTAATATATCCGCTTTGTGGACAAAAAGGAcacatttatcatttttgcTAAATCTGATGATTTTGCATTGTCCATCTGTGATGAGCATGCAAGTAGTTTTTTACGAGTACCGCTCACGACTGATTGCATCTTCTCAATCAGCTTCTAATATCCGTGCATGATTTCAATATACATGTATCTATTACACACATACATAAATCTATTCAATACTGATGGGTAACAaaaaacataatattctgTAAAGATACAAATTGTACATATCTTATATTAATGCACATATTAACATGAGTTGGCTACCTCTGAAATTGATGAAAAAGTGTTTCACATTAAAATCATGTtacaagaataaaataaatttcatattttaatatattacataaagctataacaaaattttttgtattgtACACATAGTTACATTGAAAGCATAAATTAAGACGACGTGTGCATTTAAATACTGAagcaacatttaatatttgttttacatattttgctGGATTCTGATATAGAGGTGAAAAGCTgggaattctatataaataaaacgtgATCATTTTAAGATGTGTTAGAGGATTACCACCTGTTAGCATACATCaacgatatattatacataaatgataaaattaaaccCGGATTTTACAATTAAGTTTAAACGTAACAGATTTTTTCGGAAACATCAAGAAGATTTACAAGTGcttcaaattaaatattgttgTCTTCAAAGGTAAGTAATCTTTTAAAACATCTTAGAAtatgcaaataataaattcattctaACATATGGTACTGTGGTCCCTCTTATTCAGACTGAACTATAAGTAATAACTATGTAACACCTTTTGTAATGCATAACAAGcacaataattttttctaggagtatataccattatttgCCAAACTCATAATAGTGGAAAAGCATGGAAATTGTTATCAttgtcattttcaatttaGATCATAACATAAAAACGCAAGGATATTTTTgaaagtaaataaaagaagaaataatattaatacaatttcatggaaaagaaacaaaacttCTACAGAGATAGTTTTTAGATCTTAGATATTACTCATTTTTTACAACACAAATTTCTCCTCTTATGCGAGTTATTTacacataaaaaataatacacttAACAATGAGATTTTGCTGTACATGATGTATATACTTAAAGCAAtgtttaaatttacaaaattgatattatacaGAGTATAGtataaaaacagaaaacaCTGTTTAACACGATTTACAAAAAGTAAATCGTCCTTGTATTAATACATTTgtcgaaaatacaaaattaaaactatCCCTTATTATTTGTGACGAACCGTTAACATGTAACTGAATATGTTTGAGCGCAACAACTCTAAAGATTgcagaaaaatgaatttcaattGATTGATCAATATTTTGTTCGATAAGTTAATTCATTTAAAGTCACCACCGCTTTCAATGTCGTATAATAATGTGATAGACACATACATACTAATTTTCTATCCTGCGTGCATTTTGTAAGGAACATTGTATTCGATATCATTAGTTTCTTTTCATATGCCCTCCTGCATGGCCCTACACATATAACGTGCGTTTATAACTTTCTTCATTTCAGTAGGgcttaaattttatataggaTGCATTGTTTCATACATAAAAGTagaatatattagaaatagTACATAGGACATAGTATCAAAAcatcaaatgaaataataaaatttcttcgactaataaataaatagaaataatatatatacataattaatttaaactaaTAAACATCCAAAGGGAATAAAGATATTATtgattatatgtaatatttttatatctctttAATTACtgttgttaaatatattattgtctTGTGTTAGCATCCCACGAACACGTACTTGAAAAACTGTagtaaaagattatttatcgGACATGAAATGTAATGAAGATTAAACAATTGTACATGATATAAGTACAATTGCtttcttctttaaattataCTATGTCCTAAGCAAATAGTTTTAAGCAGTAATCGATGCGCAGTCTATAGAGCACATGCAGCAGACAATTTGCTCTTGCATTTTGTTTCTAGACATTTGATTCAGTATTTAAAGTAACATATATAACAACTTATGCAACCAACAACATGTTATGACTACTTTATAATGCTTATTTTCCTTAATTTCTTACTTTTATACATTAAGTCAATGTATACCaggatttttaaataatattaatatatatatatatttttttaagtttaataaattttccaatacgttaaattaaaagtaGATGAAAGtaatgtatacattttatagCAGCAGCATTTAAATGTATGTAGAAcatagtatataaaattttcttaatataaaaataatatatttttttaaatcacaatgttatttcatattatttaaaaatcgcAGTATTCACAGATTTTAGGACAAGGATGTTCTTtgcaaatgaaaatgaaattatacccATTTAGGGATTTAAAATAAGTAATACATACATTACAATATAACTGtccgtaataataatatcacaTCTCCAAATACTACTTAGCACaaagtattacaaaataaatgtacatacatataaatgaGTTTAGACAAAAAGTGTAGGCGGTGCATTTTCTAGGTAACTATGATCTTTCCTTGGGTATAAAGAAGAACATATTCATAATCTCCCTAACACAAACAGTTCACTGCGTTACTTAATAAGGTCATTTTGTTTTCAATATTGAAGATGATTTCACAATTTtgctttataaatatttgtaaaattatttttcagtcCATTCATATTATTGAAAGTCTgacattaattataaaaaaatgtaatcaaTACCTCATATCATGATTGATACTTGTCGCTTTAAAAACACAtaactttcaatttcaaagtaaacggaaatatcgttatagtgaagtatactattactttaaaaTTACGTATTGAATTCTTGACATTAAGATATATCAATTCATTGAAACTTCTTACTTTCCCATTTTATGACATTCCtgcattacatatatatgttatgTTTACTTCTAAAAGCAGAAGATACAAACGCAGCAGTCTCTTGAATTaaacgttttctttctctcaaTTAATAACTTTGGATCGGTACGTAATACGATACAAGTGGAATTTATACAAAGacagtaattaaataatttggtactattaacatataattcATAAAGAGAAGAATCTAGTTACACATATAACATACGCCGTCTTACATAAACGTAAATGAACAAAATACCATTGCAATGTGAAACACTCTGTGTAGCTTCTTGATTAGGCACAATGTTCGAAAGCAATAAATTCCTATTTatctgtttaaataaaaaaattctttgtgGAACACACTTTCCCAATACAGACTATATCTCCctagaattcatattaatattaaaagtagaaatacatatttcattgCTACTACtgttttttactttattatatcatatatatatatatgtatgtatatatatatatatatatatattcagtaGTCAGTCCAAGGCAAACATTATCCGcgatagtataatataatatagctactattttcatattttttttaaattgatctACCTATATATtactttcttttaaaaaatgtatacttaacatttaatataatatatatataatatatataatatatatctataatatatatataaataatatatatactatatatatataaatatatatatctctttttaaaatatttacagtcACTGTTATGatatagtaattttaattgtttcttgtgtattcatattttataaaggcAATTATTATCATAACTATAATCCTTAACATATTACATGTATTGTGTAAACATGTTTTATGTTCATACTAGGACAGTATATAATACAAGTAGGGATATTACATGACTTTGACACCTTTACACGTATGTACACAGGGAGTGTCATGATCATACAAATcataatttatcttattattgcgttgtattttgatgttaatttttaaataaaaaatattttgtttatgtttAGAAGAACATCACCATTTTTGCAAGAATTCTACATTCTTGTGATTACGTTAGATTTTGAAgtatatctttaaaaatatttcaaatataaacgTGCTGGATGATGTCGATTTGTCATTATCATGACTTTGTTAAATTAACATTTCTATTCACAGTAACAAATTAgcaaataacaataaattgattaatttcaatGAATGGCTAAACAATTAATATAGACAGCACAAGTAGATAATAGCAGTTCCTATCATACAATGGCTTTCAAGAAATTTgactcctttttcttttttcacataataaacaaaaaatgtataatcatAAATCAACCTGTGCATTTTTCTTCATGTGTACTATTTGAGAATTTTTCAGAAGTCATTGTCAATGACTCGAAGAATTCTTTGAATTTGAGATCCTTTTTATTCTAGACTCTTTATAACATAAACCTCGTGTATTAGATTGAAGTaacttatttaaaatataatttttacacgTACAAAAATGATCAGATTTATAAACTagttgttatttaatttcattttgatttaGGAAAAATCATTCTAAAGTTCTGCTGTTGAGgaactatatacatatataaaaaaatataagtaataaaactaagaaatatatatttaaaaatataattaatctatccacagtataaaatttttcttgaGAGTCTAGAATAATTATTGATCATATAAAAAATGcattgtattaaaataatctttaaCTAACAATAGTTTCtggtgaaaaaagaaatagtatttTTTAGTAGATGCTAGTATGTAAACTTTCTTATGCAAACAATTAATACTTTATTGTCATATGAAATTCGATTACTTAAATTTTTGAAGCATTGATACAGAAAGGTTGAATCTAATAAGCTAGCAgatattttttagttattgcAATGCATACAAgtacatataatttttgtgTCTTACATGTAACAAGAACATaatgcaaatataataaaacatcaTGATCTAATATAGTATTTAGAAAATTCGATTGgtgttgaaataaaaaattaatttgcaaatgaatgttaatttttgtttatattaatGTTGCTACGGCTTCACAAATCATTCattcgaaatttaatagaTGGTAAAAAGACTTACAATATAATGTCcaaattatagattaatagTATCCAATGTGTGCGAATTTTTGGATGCATTGTCCTTTGGTGATGTAGTGGCAACACTGACTTGTTTGTTGGTACTGTTCGTAAATGGCATGGCGAACTTAAAATCTGCACCATTTGGTAATTTTCGCATAATTTTGCCAGATGTAATGAGTTTGCCAAAACCTTCTTGATGCGCGAAAGCGTATCCTGAACGAAGAGATCGTCGTGTTCGTCTTGTAGATGGTGTACGAAGTATATCTTGACTTTGGCGAGAGCGAAGTTGTGCCAATCTCTGCTTAAGTCTAACTCTGTCAGACAATGTTGGTCTTACATCTATGAAGAAAAATCTCCATGACAGTACAGGTATTACTAATATGATACACGAAATAACTGCCGTGAACCAAAATGTCGCTTCCGACATTGCCTAAAATTATATACCCAagcattaatatattattattaaaatatttaatacaacaaatatttaatacaaataacaTACCATTGTAAGACTGCCAACATAACTACCACCTATGACAAAGTTATAGaaataatctaaaataaaataccaaatGAGCGAGCCCCAAACCATAATATGATTAACAATTGTCCAATATGATGTATCAAGGGCTATTTGGACAGTCACGACTATGACTAATATAGTAGCTACAACACTTCCTAGTAACATATGATCAGAAAGTACATAGCCCTTTGGTGATACTCCATCCTTATACGTTCCTAAAGATACATTCAATCTTAATCTTAattgaaatgttttaatttcaaaacatAGCAAAATGGTGCATACATTATTTACACTTACCATATGGAACTAAAAATAATACACAGCTAGCAAAAAATCCATGTATAGCACTCCAGcaaaattcctttttattaaaaagtaaattttgtaatcCGGGTGCATAAAGTTTTGGGTACATTaaactatttttatcattaacaTCTTGATCAAATATACCGACTGCCATTACAggtaatgacgtataaaagAGGTTGTAGACAGAAATATACATAGGATCAAATACAGTCTGCaaagaaataaacatttgTAAGAATGTATCAAAAACTTATCCTTCAAccaaatttccattttataaatgtttgaaaatcagaataaattaaaaatttgttcaattCCCCAATACTCGACTTTGGAACTAGTTGCTCAACAAAGGAATTTTGCGAATCACATTCGCCTTAGTCTCATCATTTTAGAACTATAAAATACATAGTGGATATAGATGagattatgaataaaataaatttatacctGTGCGCTAAATCCACAGAAAAAGGCAAACCAGATGTGACATAATGTAAACGCAAAattcttgtaaaaaaaatatctaagaaatttgctcattctatagTATGACCATCTCCCATGAACGAGAAGTAATCTTTCCAAAAATCTAAACTGCCCTATGGAATAGTCGGATGCTAGTACAGCTTGTAATCCCTCTTGCCCACTGATGCCAACACCTATATGAGCTGTTTTTATCATTGAAACATCGTTTGCTCCATCACCAATTGCCAGAGTCAcagcatttttatttttctttattaattcgACTACCATTGCTTTTTGTAAAGGAGTTACGCGACAACATATCACAGCTTTACCTAAGAATTTAGAATGTAcaatgttataattatatataatataaatataaataatcttttgtaataaatatacgagaatttttctaaatagatatacatacattggCTTGATACATCGAGGAAAAGTTGTTCAAGTTGCGGATGTAATGCATGAACTAAGGAATGCCCATTAATAACCACCGCGAATCCTGTTGCTTGTTCCATCTCATGCTCATCTTGTTCATCTCTGCTAGGATTGTATTCAGTATCGCtgctatatataaaaaatataaagtttaaatgaaacaagatgactttagaataaaatatgatttacATTAACAGTGCTTTCTTAGAATCAAGTTTCACTTTTTCCCGAAGTTATTAAACTTTTAAACTCAACCAatggtaaaatataatatacaattacttgctgagaaaaaaaaaaaagaaaaaaagaaagaaatttaatttgttccattgaatataaaaatgatgcGTATTAATCATAAACAATACACACAGTGCACTGTATCATGAACTACTGATATAATAACGTGACATAAGCAACATACTTTCGGTGTTGttcttgttattattatcattattactaAGATTAATTTTAAGCATACAGAAAGAGAAGGAGTGAGTTTCAAGCACATgataattatcattatttgtTTCGACTAATTAATgttaatacataattataggATATTGAGAAgtacaaaacaaaaattggagtatttgagaaaaaaaatgatacCTAAATCTACTGTACTCAAATGTCTACATCATAAATAGAATAATCGACAAGCACGAGATAAATAGATtctcaatatttttctataataaaaagagagTTTGAGAAAGAAAGTAATTGATAGTATACAGAACCTTAACAtctgtatatatatgaatatcttaaaatttgcatgcaaatatatatttaactgtataattgaaacttaaatcaatttaaatataataaaatttatattgttgCATATATCATAAATTGAATTGACATGTATTGGTGCAGTTTAACTTATCAATACTTTTGAAATATCATATTGCATgctaaagaatatttaaactaATTGGTACTTattaatagcaatattattgaGAATGCATAATTCGTGATcaatgattttttatattgaatCTTATTATTTGAACTTGATATTGAAGACAGAAAATCTAgatctgaaatatttataaattcttagGCATAACCAGACGAAGAAAGCATTACACAGAACATGATGCCACATTCAATATGAAAGagaaacttttaaaataaatgcgTTAATTAGTCAGATTGAGATATGGAAAAGGTTAATGATTGGTACTCCGTCTCTTTCATGTGCCTGACCTTTCCTTGTCCCACCTGAATGTGACAACGGAGAGAGTTGGCCGATTTTGATGACCAGAAGTTGTTTTGATAGTTTCCAAGTATCGCGATAACTGATTTTCAACACCGTCATAAGTAGTGGAATCTACTATAAAAACATCTGTAAGATCATCTGTCAGCAACTGGCAGGAATAGCCAATATTGATAGCTGtttctgtataaaaatataaaacaacataaatatttatttatggtgTATACAGCTTTAAGATGATGATTTTAAGACAATACCTTGTTTGTCACCAGTTAATACCCAGATTTTAATACCAGCCAGAGCTAAATTAGCAATAGTTTGAGGTACACCATCTTGCAACTTATCTTCAATGGCAGTAGCgcctaataacgtcatatccttttctatttcttcataAATCGCATCCAATTTATCATCCCTATTTTCTTGACTCATGGCAGCTTCTTGATGACGTTGCTTCCaatcattgaaaaattgttcatcTAGATCTCTGACCGAAAGGCACAATGTTCTTAAGCCCTCACCCGCAAATTTATTAAGATGTTCCAATGTTTTTGACGTGATATCCTCACTGCCTTTTTTTAATCGTTCATAAATAACATTGTCCGCTCCTTTGCAATATAGCCTAAGATGTCCATCCTTCCTCAAAATTACAGACATTCTTTTCCTAACATTATTAAAGTCCAAAATGCAAAGTAGCTCGTATATTTCACGTTTTCCCATAACTTCAATTGTTATACTATTTGGAGATCTCTCTTTAAATACAAAACCAAAGTTTCTAGCGGCAGATACAAGGGCAGCCTCATCCGGTGACTGTGCTTGATATTCTAGCTTGCCGTTTTTTTCTTCCGGCATAACAGTATGACAAAGTGCCAACAATCGAAAGAAACTATGAACATCTTCGTTATTCCCTTTTACAGCATCGAGTAATGCAGAATCATAGAACTTGAATTCCGGTTCGTAATCCTTGTTGAAGGAGAAATCCAATGCTGGGAATGTCTGTAAACGtacattaaattacatttagaaACGATTTTTTGTGCGCTACAATGTGTTAGTATGACACACAAAAGATAGTAAGTATGTGGAAatggaaatgttagaaattaaaataaatacctTGCCTCCATATAAATAGATTCGGTCAAGTTGGCAGACACATATgagatattataattttataattccttCAAAGCATTGTGAAAATTAATGTTCAACATTTAAGCAATTTAAGAGCAATTGAATTTACTTGTAAAGAAAAGGAAGTACTACACATGCATCTAATGTATCTAACgtattagaaaatatagacAACAATTGGAAAGTAATAGTTAGTAATTGCTAGATACTTGCAAAGCCAAaacatttgttaaattttgtaCGTTTAGTAATTCTTTTACAACGTATCTAGCTACCATAGCATACAGATAGGCTAACAACGGAAACAAGTAAGCTGAATAATGCATAAAATTTTCTCCATTTGTGGGAGAGATGTGTTAATTATTGTCATGCGTACAGAAAGTTTATGTGGAACCATCGGACTGCCAATTGGGCCTGGCTCTCCAATTATATTGGATATCCTATCCACCTGTTCCAGTAGACGTACGTTTGGACCACTTATAGGTGTATAAACTTGAACAAATTCTTGTCCATTTTTCCATCGCATCGTAGGTGTTCGGGCAGCTTTGTTCGTCTACATGCAGCACACACATGCTAAGTGATGTACATGAAAACTTATGCAAAATATGGCCAAACTGTGAAATGATTCTATTGTTTGCATTTTGTTACCAAGAAGAAATTACAGAACTAACTTTTATTTGCTATTTGATATTTACTCACTCAACATacttatattattaagtaaaataaataaaaattttcattttaatgaaatctCGGACACCATGTCAATACATTATATCTTCACTTTATAAACAATTGCATTCTTTCTTGATAACAAATATGAAATGAATGAAACTGATGTATGAATATATCAATGCTAGATGATtaagtttattaaatataataatttgtgatttgaaaatacaataaaaagtcTGTAATTAAGCAAGTATcttttttaagaaacaaaCTTGCCATTTCAAATCAATAAATTATCTATATTTCTTGATATAAGACATGTACATAACGGAGGAACTCAACACTGaagtattgaaaattatagatcACAGTGAGTCTCATTGCAacgataacaaaaatattgaacttaaaagtaaaatgttacatttttacaaaacATTAAAGCTAGTGAAAAAGACGACCGATTTCTTTATACAACAAACTAGTAATAACGTACCCCATCATCCGCATCGAGTCTGATTATGGATAAAGAGATAAACAGACTCACCTCACTTACATCGACGACTTCCCCGGTAACATCGTCGATAATGTCCCCATAACATTTTCCTGCCACAGAACACTTGTTAAAAGTCATGATATTCTGTGTTAATGTTCCGGTTTTAtcggaaaatatatattctatttgtCCCAACTCCTCGTTTAATGTAGTAGTCCTTGCTTTAGCGTGTGTGTTCGTAGGTGCATAGTACATCTCTTCATCCCAGTTGATCAAAAACGACTGAACGAATCTGATAACTTCGACACTCACGTATAAACTGATTGGCACCACTGTGTTCAATACGATAGCATAAGAAAAGAACACAAGCAGAGCGATCACTGTGGCACCTGCCATAGGCTCGCTAGGCACCAACGAGTCCCAGGGTAGATACACTTGAAAATAACGGCCTACAAGACTTTCCCAAATACCACAGCCGATCATACAGAACAAACACatagaaagtaaaaagaaCACTATTCCGATGATGAGAAGATTCAGCAGCCTATCTATAGAAGTCCTCTTAAATTTGGTCTTCCCTGAGTTTTGCATTAATTTGGTATCCTTGCCTGCAAAGATGACCACGCCATAGCACCATTGCGTGTTTCGGAGCACGCAACctcgtaatataattttgtcgTTGTCCAATGGGTATCTGTAATGTATTACACATAAAACAGTTTTAACGTATGTGTCTTTATATCGTGTTAAATGTAATAGAACTAACAGGAACACGATTACT of Bombus fervidus isolate BK054 chromosome 1, iyBomFerv1, whole genome shotgun sequence contains these proteins:
- the Atp8b gene encoding ATPase phospholipid transporting 8B isoform X6; this translates as MSRSAATRPMQETERRIRANNREFNSQFNYANNYIKTSKYSVLTFLPLNLFEQFQRLANFYFLCLLVLQMIPAISSLTPITTAIPLIGVLMLTAVKDAYDDFQRHSSDSQVNNRKSQTLRGTSLREEKWSQVQVGDVIRMENDQFVAADVLLLSTSEPNGLCYIETAELDGETNLKCRQCLPETAEMMDNHELIGQFDGEIVCETPNNLLNKFDGTLTWKGRKYPLDNDKIILRGCVLRNTQWCYGVVIFAGKDTKLMQNSGKTKFKRTSIDRLLNLLIIGIVFFLLSMCLFCMIGCGIWESLVGRYFQVYLPWDSLVPSEPMAGATVIALLVFFSYAIVLNTVVPISLYVSVEVIRFVQSFLINWDEEMYYAPTNTHAKARTTTLNEELGQIEYIFSDKTGTLTQNIMTFNKCSVAGKCYGDIIDDVTGEVVDVSETNKAARTPTMRWKNGQEFVQVYTPISGPNVRLLEQVDRISNIIGEPGPIGSPMVPHKLSTFPALDFSFNKDYEPEFKFYDSALLDAVKGNNEDVHSFFRLLALCHTVMPEEKNGKLEYQAQSPDEAALVSAARNFGFVFKERSPNSITIEVMGKREIYELLCILDFNNVRKRMSVILRKDGHLRLYCKGADNVIYERLKKGSEDITSKTLEHLNKFAGEGLRTLCLSVRDLDEQFFNDWKQRHQEAAMSQENRDDKLDAIYEEIEKDMTLLGATAIEDKLQDGVPQTIANLALAGIKIWVLTGDKQETAINIGYSCQLLTDDLTDVFIVDSTTYDGVENQLSRYLETIKTTSGHQNRPTLSVVTFRWDKESSDTEYNPSRDEQDEHEMEQATGFAVVINGHSLVHALHPQLEQLFLDVSSQCKAVICCRVTPLQKAMVVELIKKNKNAVTLAIGDGANDVSMIKTAHIGVGISGQEGLQAVLASDYSIGQFRFLERLLLVHGRWSYYRMSKFLRYFFYKNFAFTLCHIWFAFFCGFSAQTVFDPMYISVYNLFYTSLPVMAVGIFDQDVNDKNSLMYPKLYAPGLQNLLFNKKEFCWSAIHGFFASCVLFLVPYGTYKDGVSPKGYVLSDHMLLGSVVATILVIVVTVQIALDTSYWTIVNHIMVWGSLIWYFILDYFYNFVIGGSYVGSLTMAMSEATFWFTAVISCIILVIPVLSWRFFFIDVRPTLSDRVRLKQRLAQLRSRQSQDILRTPSTRRTRRSLRSGYAFAHQEGFGKLITSGKIMRKLPNGADFKFAMPFTNSTNKQVSVATTSPKDNASKNSHTLDTINL
- the Atp8b gene encoding ATPase phospholipid transporting 8B isoform X1, whose translation is MSVEVDTLELEVFEVKDCDEADKVSVACTATKSDAEDSRKGSTTAASVCNDDENSGTRRKKKKRRKTRKKLQLQQLQLESTDSQVHSVVNLPSSSDEVEAVGECSKRDSSSSLGGTSRHNTLRESLLTVLGKLVIWKGTRYRSSTAASSSPSAPPNSPPATECIGRSTSFFSSETERRIRANNREFNSQFNYANNYIKTSKYSVLTFLPLNLFEQFQRLANFYFLCLLVLQMIPAISSLTPITTAIPLIGVLMLTAVKDAYDDFQRHSSDSQVNNRKSQTLRGTSLREEKWSQVQVGDVIRMENDQFVAADVLLLSTSEPNGLCYIETAELDGETNLKCRQCLPETAEMMDNHELIGQFDGEIVCETPNNLLNKFDGTLTWKGRKYPLDNDKIILRGCVLRNTQWCYGVVIFAGKDTKLMQNSGKTKFKRTSIDRLLNLLIIGIVFFLLSMCLFCMIGCGIWESLVGRYFQVYLPWDSLVPSEPMAGATVIALLVFFSYAIVLNTVVPISLYVSVEVIRFVQSFLINWDEEMYYAPTNTHAKARTTTLNEELGQIEYIFSDKTGTLTQNIMTFNKCSVAGKCYGDIIDDVTGEVVDVSETNKAARTPTMRWKNGQEFVQVYTPISGPNVRLLEQVDRISNIIGEPGPIGSPMVPHKLSTFPALDFSFNKDYEPEFKFYDSALLDAVKGNNEDVHSFFRLLALCHTVMPEEKNGKLEYQAQSPDEAALVSAARNFGFVFKERSPNSITIEVMGKREIYELLCILDFNNVRKRMSVILRKDGHLRLYCKGADNVIYERLKKGSEDITSKTLEHLNKFAGEGLRTLCLSVRDLDEQFFNDWKQRHQEAAMSQENRDDKLDAIYEEIEKDMTLLGATAIEDKLQDGVPQTIANLALAGIKIWVLTGDKQETAINIGYSCQLLTDDLTDVFIVDSTTYDGVENQLSRYLETIKTTSGHQNRPTLSVVTFRWDKESSDTEYNPSRDEQDEHEMEQATGFAVVINGHSLVHALHPQLEQLFLDVSSQCKAVICCRVTPLQKAMVVELIKKNKNAVTLAIGDGANDVSMIKTAHIGVGISGQEGLQAVLASDYSIGQFRFLERLLLVHGRWSYYRMSKFLRYFFYKNFAFTLCHIWFAFFCGFSAQTVFDPMYISVYNLFYTSLPVMAVGIFDQDVNDKNSLMYPKLYAPGLQNLLFNKKEFCWSAIHGFFASCVLFLVPYGTYKDGVSPKGYVLSDHMLLGSVVATILVIVVTVQIALDTSYWTIVNHIMVWGSLIWYFILDYFYNFVIGGSYVGSLTMAMSEATFWFTAVISCIILVIPVLSWRFFFIDVRPTLSDRVRLKQRLAQLRSRQSQDILRTPSTRRTRRSLRSGYAFAHQEGFGKLITSGKIMRKLPNGADFKFAMPFTNSTNKQVSVATTSPKDNASKNSHTLDTINL